One Vespa velutina chromosome 12, iVesVel2.1, whole genome shotgun sequence DNA window includes the following coding sequences:
- the LOC124953307 gene encoding uncharacterized protein DDB_G0283697-like produces MNKTESFNLDGSKNPRQPKRKDGSVNTEEEKNSGKQKKKPHKLSLWCGKLCGWRKKNGEKDKRKLNKKSKRKKSKRERYCGFCKRKNKNKENEEEEEEEEEGSAVRVNRAAKQPKMRDKEHQTFDQSDSKTSVEERKKSRAERKKEKALKGKNSGHLEKSVSYAKDNRYTGDQRSKINRDRDRLTGDITKSCCFLCAENSLAIAAAIGPRPICSDKSVDAYGMKGIETSCSPIKLPVHVRTVKSSLRIKVKDTCTSYGNMPKAKKKRKKFKLFPKVKKTTCPNDKVIPKRRTVGCVTENPSKSEKPKEKKINEPCCKDKAT; encoded by the exons ATGAATAAAACAG AATCTTTTAATTTGGACGGATCCAAAAATCCAAGACAGCCGAAAAGAAAGGATGGAAGCGTAAACacggaagaggaaaaaaattcgggaaagcagaagaagaaaccTCACAAGCTTTCATTATGGTGCGGCAAATTATGCGgatggagaaagaagaatggtGAAAAGGACAAGAGGAagctaaataaaaaatcgaaacgTAAAAAGTCAAAAAGAGAACGTTACTGCGGATTTtgtaaaaggaagaacaagaataaggagaatgaggaggaggaggaggaggaggaggagggttcGGCTGTACGAGTTAACAGAGCTGCGAAACAACCCAAGATGAGAGATAAGGAACATCAAACCTTTGACCAGTCGGATTCAAAGACATctgtcgaagaaagaaaaaagtcaagagcagaaagaaagaaagaaaaagcgcTTAAAGGGAAAAACTCTGGTCATCTGGAAAAGTCAGTCTCCTATGCTAAGGACAATCGATACACCGGCGATCAAAGATCTAAAATTAATCGAGATCGTGATAGATTAACAGGGGATATCACTAAAAGTTGCTGCTTTTTATGTGCCGAAAATTCTTTAGCGATCGCGGCAGCTATCGGTCCTAGACCGATATGTTCCGATAAGAGCGTGGATGCGTATGGCATGAAAGGGATCGAGACCAGTTGCAGTCCGATTAAATTGCCGGTACACGTGAGGACCGTCAAATCGTCCTTACGAATTAAAGTAAAAGACACGTGTACGTCCTATGGGAACATGccgaaagcaaagaaaaaacgtaagaAATTTAAACTTTTTCCAAAAGTTAAAAAGACCACGTGTCCTAACGATAAGGTTATACCCAAACGACGTACGGTCGGTTGTGTTACCGAAAATCCATCGAAATCTGAGAaaccaaaagagaaaaagataaacgagCCTTGTTGCAAGGACAAAGCGACATAA
- the LOC124953303 gene encoding uncharacterized protein LOC124953303 isoform X1 — protein sequence MFLLLYLLLIVHYAQAEECFDDGNEFCIDQDDILSVDLLPGSFLFADSYQNKSNSKLEKATVDGTFDKALNEMDYHRKRMNEYLCHGYMAEEIVKEVSIPRVKRKPNSAPSKPIMPDFLGNDNVTIHEKMLWDEGSSKYKNWLQKTTTLDDIYRHYSPRRTLKKKQGIKYDHDIEEFDGEVTGFAMQAPLPSGKIEVYEPPNSNEDHMPAASGHNYHHYGYGHGEHFGHPGEFFPAIQEEHYYHVPYHQEQQEHEEEHHKPVYHSKGKGHDLSLKDFFEIALTALAFLAFGLFVIQLLMNATQNMTNVTTSSSLTDASDGTRFKRHVGGFPMTYATNQELNELSYRVLRSVEAALIADMDSANCLRRILCEDNQYSKSTNDGRKIWVPVWSLGMSWITGRVSKAAPWSAMLESVKASVLGLGGANCTLLYPNCDLRKERIKRRRRRRR from the exons ATGTTCCTATTACTTTATCTCCTCTTAATAGTCCATTACGCGCAAGCGGAGGAATGTTTCGACGATGGAAATGAATTTTGCATCGATCAAGACGACATATTATCGGTCGATCTATTGCCGGGATCCTTTTTGTTTGCCGATTCATATCAGAATAAAAGTAATTCGAAACTAGAGAAGGCAACGGTAGACGGCACCTTCGACAAGGCTTTGAACGAAATGGATTATCACAG aaaacgaatgaacgagtATCTTTGTCACGGATACATGGCAGAGGAAATCGTCAAAGAGGTAAGCATTCCCAGGGTTAAACGGAAACCCAATTCGGCACCTTCCAAACCCATTATGCCGGATTTCTTGGGCAACGACAACGTGACCATTCACGAGAAAATGTTGTGGGACGAGGGTAGCTCCAAGTATAAAAATTGGCTACAAAA GACGACTACTTTGGACGAcatatatcgtcattattcgCCGCGCAGAACgttgaagaagaaacaaggaaTCAAATACGATCACGACATCGAAGAATTCGACGGCGAGGTCACCGGTTTTGCCATGCAAGCACCCTTACCTTCCGGAAAAATTGAAGTTTATGAGCCTCCAAATTCAAACGAAG ATCATATGCCTGCCGCTTCGGGACACAATTATCATCATTACGGATACGGTCACGGTGAACATTTCGGTCATCCTGGAGAATTTTTCCCTGCGATTCAGGAGGAACATTATTATCACGTCCCGTATCATCAGGAACAACAGGAGCACGAGGAGGAACATCACAAGCCTGTCTATCATAGCAAAGGGAAGGGACACGATCTTTCGTTGAaagatttctttgaaattgCTCTCACCGCATTAGCCTTCTTGGCGTTCGGTCTATTCGTCATACAGCTATTGATGAACGCCACG CAAAATATGACGAACGTCACTACCTCTAGTAGCCTGACGGACGCGTCGGATGGGACGCGTTTCAAGAGACACGTCGGTGGCTTCCCAATGACTTACGCCACTAATCAAGAATTGAATGAATTGTCTTATCGCGTTTTGAGATCGGTCGAGGCGGCTCTGATTGCTGATATGGATTCTGCCAATTGTCTACGGAGAATTCTCTGCGAGGACAATCAATATTCAAAGAGTACTAACGATGGTCGTAAAATTTGGGTACCCGTTTGGAG CTTAGGGATGAGCTGGATCACAGGAAGAGTTTCTAAAGCTGCACCTTGGTCGGCAATGCTGGAATCTGTTAAGGCATCGGTTCTTGGCTTGGGCGGAGCTAATTGCACTTTGCTCTATCCTAATTGCGATCTTCGCAAAGAGAGAATCAAAAGACGTCGTAGACGTAGAAGATAA
- the LOC124953518 gene encoding carbonic anhydrase 3-like, whose product MELHVVHFKTQYLNFEQALRQVDGVIIIVYFLKEIVSALPSIKVANSSIRLVPIVLTNIFKPFTEDYFVYWGSTITPQWTRRIMWLVCREPVGIAKEQGKELLQIDEFRILYDESTKPILGNCRAIQNRENRHIFHVRPSGSLHATLLPISREQLVLSSQSNALLSP is encoded by the exons ATGGAACTTCACGTAGTACACTTTAAAACGCAATACTTAAATTTCGAGCAAGCTCTTCGACAAGTCGACGgcgttataataatagtttacTTCTTAAAG gagATAGTAAGCGCTTTGCCTTCCATTAAAGTCGCTAATTCCAGCATTCGTTTAGTACCGATCGTACtgacgaatatttttaaaccaTTTACCGaagattattttgtatattggGGTTCGACGATAACGCCACAATGGACACGCCGTATAATGTGGCTCGTGTGCAGAGAACCTGTTGGAATAGCCAAAGAACAG gggAAGGAATTATTACAGATAGAcgaatttcgaattttatacGACGAGAGTACTAAACCGATTCTTGGAAATTGCCGAGCAATTCAGAATAGAGAAAACAGACATATTTTTCACGTTCGTCCATCGGGCTCGTTACACGCTACCCTTTTACCAATATCAAGAGAACAGCTTGTTTTATCCAGCCAATCCAATGCTCTTTTATCGCCTTAA
- the LOC124953520 gene encoding carbonic anhydrase 2-like, with protein MAMEENVDDVNVENAKFIQGLGIIEGELPSPIDLDISKMTPINLAPLQWIYYDVAPRKLKITNTGQTAVLGAKWLMEKPYITGGPLNGNYVFSQMHFHWGETEMYGSEHRADGAKCANFLRSSLSLSLSPSLLLISLK; from the exons ATGGCAATGGAAg AGAATGTCGACGATGTCAACGTAGAAAATGCAAAATTCATTCAAGGACTCGGCATTATAGAAGGAGAACTGCCATCTCCTATCGATTTGGATATCAGTAAAATGACACCGATTAATTTGGCGCCATTGCAATGGATTTATTATGACGTTGCACCGCGAAAATTAAAGATCACCAATACAGGACAAACGG CTGTTCTCGGTGCAAAGTGGCTAATGGAAAAGCCATATATCACTGGTGGTCCTCTTAATGGAAATTACGTTTTTTCACAAATGCATTTTCATTGGGGCGAAACGGAAATGTATGGTAGTGAGCATCGCGCCGATGGTGCAAAGTGTGCGAATTTTCTTcgtagctctctctctctctctctctctccctctttattaCTAATCTCATTGAAATAA
- the LOC124953306 gene encoding homeobox protein MSH-C-like, translating into MTFVKMEYCQSQEKASDGDICDLRRARSHQNANDVCSIEEEARYDRRGSEDTERRAKSPSNHRETMEYASDSSSESYREYRRQRITERRNVSPVATSSAFTIDNILGTRNEKREEERDFSKVCYVDKEDEQDEKDEKIIEGQFVRPTAIPAAHPNVSGMLYAHTAIPYTDGTLSDPSSYSTTSLASASLLYSSWFAQSKPGQLFGLQAPKPNGRRSRKPGIDRKPRQAYSAKQLERLEAEFKIDKYLSVSKRMELSKSLNLTEVQIKTWFQNRRTKWKKQLTSRLKIAQRQGLLPPTYFPPNHYPLLPYYAAPLMFGNPSLDEASSNVTTTIQPRPVLPSSDTV; encoded by the exons ATGACTTTTGTCAAGATGGAGTATTGTCAGAGCCAGGAGAAGGCGTCGGACGGTGATATTTGCGATCTACGAAGAGCGAGATCGCATCAGAATGCCAACGATGTTTGTTCTATCGAGGAGGAGGCGAGGTACGATCGCCGAGGAAGCGAGGACACCGAACGACGTGCAAAATCACCGAGTAATCATCGAGAGACGATGGAATATGCATCCGATTCGAGCAGTGAAAGCTACAGAGAATATCGAAGGCAACGTATCACGGAGAGAAGGAACGTGTCGCCGGTCGCAACGTCGAGTGCATTTACGATCGACAATATTCTTGGaacgagaaacgagaaacgagaagaggaaagagatttTTCTAAGGTTTGTTACGTCGATAAGGAAGACGAACAGGATGAAAAGGACGAGAAAATCATCGAGGGACAATTTGTGAGACCGACGGCTATTCCTGCCGCCCATCCGa ACGTGAGTGGTATGTTGTACGCGCACACGGCTATTCCTTACACCGATGGGACCCTCTCGGATCCTTCGAGTTACTCGACGACCTCGTTGGCATCAGCATCCCTCTTGTACAGCAGCTGGTTCGCACAGTCGAAGCCTGGTCAACTTTTTGGTCTTCAAG CACCAAAACCGAATGGCAGGCGTTCGAGAAAACCAGGAATCGATAGAAAACCGCGACAAGCATATAGCGCTAAACAATTGGAAAGACTCGAAGCGGAGTTCAAG ATCGACAAGTATCTCAGTGTGAGCAAACGAATGGAACTTTCGAAATCTCTGAATTTGACGGAGGTTCAAATCAAAACGTGGTTCCAAAATCGACGTACCAAGTGGAAGAAACAACTGACGTCCCGACTGAAGATAGCACAGAGACAAGGACTCTTACCGCCAACTTATTTTCCACCAAACCATTACCCTTTGTTACCCTACTATGCCGCACCCTTGATGTTCGGGAATCCTTCGTTAGATGAAGCTAGCAGCAACGTCACGACAACGATACAGCCGCGTCCTGTCCTACCATCATCCGATACAGTCTGA
- the LOC124953303 gene encoding uncharacterized protein LOC124953303 isoform X2 produces MFLLLYLLLIVHYAQAEECFDDGNEFCIDQDDILSVDLLPGSFLFADSYQNKSNSKLEKATVDGTFDKALNEMDYHRKRMNEYLCHGYMAEEIVKEVSIPRVKRKPNSAPSKPIMPDFLGNDNVTIHEKMLWDEGSSKYKNWLQKTLKKKQGIKYDHDIEEFDGEVTGFAMQAPLPSGKIEVYEPPNSNEDHMPAASGHNYHHYGYGHGEHFGHPGEFFPAIQEEHYYHVPYHQEQQEHEEEHHKPVYHSKGKGHDLSLKDFFEIALTALAFLAFGLFVIQLLMNATQNMTNVTTSSSLTDASDGTRFKRHVGGFPMTYATNQELNELSYRVLRSVEAALIADMDSANCLRRILCEDNQYSKSTNDGRKIWVPVWSLGMSWITGRVSKAAPWSAMLESVKASVLGLGGANCTLLYPNCDLRKERIKRRRRRRR; encoded by the exons ATGTTCCTATTACTTTATCTCCTCTTAATAGTCCATTACGCGCAAGCGGAGGAATGTTTCGACGATGGAAATGAATTTTGCATCGATCAAGACGACATATTATCGGTCGATCTATTGCCGGGATCCTTTTTGTTTGCCGATTCATATCAGAATAAAAGTAATTCGAAACTAGAGAAGGCAACGGTAGACGGCACCTTCGACAAGGCTTTGAACGAAATGGATTATCACAG aaaacgaatgaacgagtATCTTTGTCACGGATACATGGCAGAGGAAATCGTCAAAGAGGTAAGCATTCCCAGGGTTAAACGGAAACCCAATTCGGCACCTTCCAAACCCATTATGCCGGATTTCTTGGGCAACGACAACGTGACCATTCACGAGAAAATGTTGTGGGACGAGGGTAGCTCCAAGTATAAAAATTGGCTACAAAA AACgttgaagaagaaacaaggaaTCAAATACGATCACGACATCGAAGAATTCGACGGCGAGGTCACCGGTTTTGCCATGCAAGCACCCTTACCTTCCGGAAAAATTGAAGTTTATGAGCCTCCAAATTCAAACGAAG ATCATATGCCTGCCGCTTCGGGACACAATTATCATCATTACGGATACGGTCACGGTGAACATTTCGGTCATCCTGGAGAATTTTTCCCTGCGATTCAGGAGGAACATTATTATCACGTCCCGTATCATCAGGAACAACAGGAGCACGAGGAGGAACATCACAAGCCTGTCTATCATAGCAAAGGGAAGGGACACGATCTTTCGTTGAaagatttctttgaaattgCTCTCACCGCATTAGCCTTCTTGGCGTTCGGTCTATTCGTCATACAGCTATTGATGAACGCCACG CAAAATATGACGAACGTCACTACCTCTAGTAGCCTGACGGACGCGTCGGATGGGACGCGTTTCAAGAGACACGTCGGTGGCTTCCCAATGACTTACGCCACTAATCAAGAATTGAATGAATTGTCTTATCGCGTTTTGAGATCGGTCGAGGCGGCTCTGATTGCTGATATGGATTCTGCCAATTGTCTACGGAGAATTCTCTGCGAGGACAATCAATATTCAAAGAGTACTAACGATGGTCGTAAAATTTGGGTACCCGTTTGGAG CTTAGGGATGAGCTGGATCACAGGAAGAGTTTCTAAAGCTGCACCTTGGTCGGCAATGCTGGAATCTGTTAAGGCATCGGTTCTTGGCTTGGGCGGAGCTAATTGCACTTTGCTCTATCCTAATTGCGATCTTCGCAAAGAGAGAATCAAAAGACGTCGTAGACGTAGAAGATAA